The genomic window TTTCGTTAAGGACCGCCAAACTCTAAAAAAGTAGACTGTTTCTTTCAATTTTTCGTCATCTTTCATGAAGTAGGGAGAATGACAAAACTACATAAAATATCGATatacgatttaaataacttcgctTGATAGAAAAACAATCTAAACATTGCCAATTTTTGACActttgaaatcattttatgACGAAAATGTATATGGAACATGATTTTGAAACTTACACCATACATTTAATCGCAAACCAAGTGatctattttacaaaaaaattcttaattactGTTTGAAACTATTAAACCAAACAAAATTACTAGCagaaaaaccaataaaaattttcttaatcacTAAACGCCAACCTCATTAgactgttattaataaaaatagattgttAAGTCTATATTACTAGTGAATGTAATCAGGTTTGAAGaagatttttacaaaaattatggGGAAAAATTTTTGTTCAATTTTGTCACTTCAAGATTGTCTCACCCATTGACACACACATCGGCCGTGACTGACAGTTTTGCCATatgttaaaaatcatttttagtaaattaggttagacttaaattactgaTTATTCTTAaggtaatgaaaaatataaaaatcaaaaatcatttattcatataggtaacataatgtacatttatgaacgtcaaaaaaagaaataaacattaaatgcttctaattttaaatttacagccAGTTCTCTAATCAAACCTAGATCGTTGTTTCATGATGTAAAGACACAATatgtattattcattttatatacgtgtattacaataaaaagaaaatattagtataattaaaaacaaagtaataaaacctCCTTGAATGTGATTAAAATTTAGGAACGTGGCGCTGTGGGGGAGACAATCCTTCATCTCTGCCTGCTGAATGCAACATCTCTGCTCGCAGACTTGGCGAAACGACTCCTACGCTTCTATCCAAAGATGATTAACGATATTTACATGAGCGACGAATATTATGGTAAGTAATTATCGTTTATTACTAATTagaacaatcaaatatacagacATATTGACAATATGCACTAATTTGACCCATTAAAGGTAACTTAACTTCCTGCACAATTTGCCCACTGGCCCATAAAAACATGTCACATGGTGGTTCTGCAGGTCCTGTAAaacctttaatattttcaggtGAGAGTGTTCTTCACATGACAATTGTCAACGAAGACCCAACGATGGTGAAGTTCTTATTAGACGCGGGAGCTGATTATCATGAGCGATGTTTTGGTAACTTTATGTGCCCGGAAGACCAAAAAGCGTCGAGATCAGATTCGTTTGATCACGAATGGGTTAATGTTCAACCCGATACGAATTATGAAGGGtttgtattatgaaaatatggaAAAGCTTGGGTTTTTCACCCATATTCTGGACGGCATTAATATTCTGGATCGTCCAAATCCATTTTTGGTCTAAAGCATTGCGAGGCATGATTAACAGATATAAAACTCTTTTTTCATAGTTACGTGTACTGGGGAGAATATCCACTGAGCTTTGCAGCCTGTCTTGCCCAAGAAGAGAGCTATAGACTCATTCTGGCTCGAGGAGCAAATCCAGACAAACAAGACACAAATGGAAATACAGTGTTACATATGCTTGTTATATATGATAAAGTGGTAAGTagcagtatttttatatagatccggaggcaaacgggcaggaggctcatctgaagtTAAGTAAGGCAGGGTAGGGCAGGGGTCCATGGACACTGTTAATGGCAGTGGGCACGCGAgttgccggcctattaagaattggtacgctattttcttgaagaaagTTAAGTCTTAGTCGGTATACTCGAGGTCCGGTGATGAAACTCAGACGCAGGTATTGATCCGAATAACTGCTCTGAACACTTCATGATAAATACGGTACAAGATGCAGTACGTTGCGATGAGATGTGGGTCTCATCATAACATaaattcttcttctttttaaatacCCTATCTACGACATTTAAGGTACTTTTCCTTCACGTTCTATAACTTTGGGATGCCCTGTATTGATtactatttcaattttaaaaatgaatcaaAGTGTTATAGGTACattggaataaattattaaaaagtgtaatattttGATCGAAATTGTTTGCAGAATACATTTGATATGGCGTATGAAGTTGGGGCATCATTGAACATCAGAAACGTAAGGAACCTCACGCCTTTGACCCTGGCAGCTAAACTCGCCAGGACCGAGCTCTTCTTCCACATCCTGAACATAGAAAGAGAGATATATTGGCAAATTGGTGCAACCACCTGTGCTGCGTACCCTTTGGGGCAAGTCGATACTATTGATACCCAGACGGGGCTTATTAGTAAGGATTCAGCGTTAAATTTAGTTGTATTTGGGGTAAGTGATAATACAATGGTGCTTCTACATGAGCCGAAAAGTTTCCATTTATATACTAAGATTAGTCTCAAACCTCAAAATAGGcttcaatttcaaatttcaaattcatttaaaattacatctaCTGCCAGTACTTAAATTTAGGggtagaacggacgagaagaactgttAATCAACTCTCAGcaacttttaagttttttaaaaagagtggtggagagttgATTGACAGTtccaaccattacaccattcATGTTCTACATGAAATCTTTAGGTAATTAACTATATaccaatgaaaaaaaaaagatttgttaATTGTCTGATAGGGGATCAGCAAGGAGCTTATATTCTTGTGGGAACAACACATAGtcaaaataactaacatcaccgcatacacgaattgaCCCTCCCGTCACACTCTAGCCATAGATTTCTACGAAAGATATAACGCCATTTACAGGAAAAAGACGAACACCTGGAACTTCTGGAAGGCATGTTGATCGATCTgctaaaaacaaaatggaatacatttgtaaaatttcGTTTCTATCGACAATTTATTCTCTTTGCCTGTTATTTCGTCGTGTCTCTCGTCTGCTTTACACTGCGACCTGGGCCACCTGATCGGCCGCTGAATTCCACTGTAGTGAATACTACAGCAGCATCTATCACCAATAGTGTTGATGCTGAAGTGGCTACAGAAGTTGGTGagtatatttagtaattttaagaCTTTAGAAGAGATTAAATGCTCCAAAATTTGCAGGTCATGAGAGctcttcatcatcatcatcaatacAGCTTGTGTGGCTTAGCCTTATCAGCACGAACACCTATTGTTTCGAGGACCTTGACAAGTCCATCCCACCAACCCAGGACTAACGGGTTTTCtccatgtttatttaataataatatatttacttaaagtataataaaaccaATCGTAATAGGctgtttgtttaataataataataatttatttgcaagagtATCGTACAAAAATGagcagtaataataataataatcattatttcttctctcacaTGTATACAAGGTTATGATTAAACTAAGATGATAGCATTTGGAAGTTTATGTGAGAGACTGGTCTCCGTAACAGGAGACCTGAGTGACAGACAGCCACTCCACCACCACAGTGGCAGTGTTTGCCAAGTGACTTTATCTTATCCATGAGTTCATGGGTTCGATTctcgactgtgcaccaatgctctttctatctatgtgcattaaaattagttttcattttccttgttcttagtttttaatcatttttattatttaggttaggttaagaaaatggtaaattttatatatttatttgttaagtttagttacatgaataaaatttattaattttaatgtgtatgcataaaattattctagaaaatatgacatcaccaattttacacatatacatCAACTATTTGAACATAAGCGAGCTAGCAATGGACAAAATTTAACAAGcaatcacaaaataaaatcaattattaactaaaactaaatatacctCATTAAGAgcggtattttgtattatatataataatacagaaggtaatacaaaataaaaaataaaataaatataatttcagaaAACTGTACTCTTCTCCATTTAGCTGAGAAACTCGCTGTTGAAGTTTTTAATGGAAGCAAAGTCAATGAGACCAAATGTGGTCATTTTAAGAGTCATCCAAAAGTTAAAAGTAAGTCAAAAGTAAGATCTCTGTGGGCAAATAAAACTTCGCCAGTATGCTTTTGGCTCAAATGGActacgtgtgtcaggcacagatggTTGTTAACatgttagaaaaaaaaagtaagtaagttAAATGTAAGGTCTCTGTGGGCAAATAATACTTCGCCAGTATGCTTTTGACTCAAATGGACtacgtgtgtcagacacagatgGTTGTTAACatgttagaaaaaaaaagtaagtaagttAAATGTAAGGTCTCTGTGGGCAAATAATACTCGCCAGTATGCCTTCGACTCAAATGgagtgtgtcaggcatagaTAGTTGTTAACATGTTagaaaaaaagtaagtaagtaaaaagTAAGATTTCTGGTGGGCAAATAACACTCGCCAGTATACCTACGACTCAAATGGAGTGAGTCAGGCATAGATGGTTGTTAACatgttagaaaaaaaagtaaggTCTCTGTGGGCAAATAATACTCGCCAGTATGCCTTCGACTCAAATGGCccacgtgtgtcaggcacagatggTTGTTAACATGTTAGAAAAAACCTGTCTATTACTACATATACTGATAAACAACTGTTTGCTTTAAAATTTCAGCTTCAGATGCACCAAAGGAGTCAGATATGGAGGGCTGGTGGGAGGATTTAACTGAAGAGTGTAGATTGATGAACTTCGATTCTTCACAGGCTAAGGTAAATGGAATTTTTTGTTTGGATTAAGTTTCTTAGgtgtaaaattcaaataatttatttaatttttttattttaacgaaatctactgataaatttataaaatcttctatctaatatgtacgacaatgtttgtaaacataagttttggaaaaataggaattagaaacataaacaagataagacgaatgcacaataaaataaaattaccaagaattTTGGTACTTAAAGCAGAGACAAAAGAATCATCAGCaaacagcgaattaggttCGATAAAGGCACATTAAACcacaaaatgtatatataacaagtggtttcataaatatatatgaaaaaaaataatcaatggcgctacaacctttttaggtcttggcctcaaatttctgaatctgtttcatgatcatttataaatctaataggctagTAGGTGATGAGCCTccggtgcctgacacacgtcgtcgattttttgggtcttagacatgtcggtttcctcacgatatttttattcaccgttcgagcaactgttaaatgcgcacatagaaagaaactccattggtgcacagccggggatcgaacctacgacctcaggtatgagagtcccacgctgaagccactaggccaacactgctcttcaTTCTCCAGAAGCGTGAAGTGTGAATGTCTTTTTCTCCAGTTTGACTCCCGTACGCCAAAAATGTGCGGGAGTTAGACACACGGGAGCCATTTTTTAGGCCCGTGTTTGAAActctaacaatttattataggtACGAATATGCACCGAACTAATGTTATGGCTCGGAGCTCTCATATACATCGCGGCAGCTCTCCGAGAAGCAAGGTTTCTTGGATTGAAGATGTTCTTTGAGAATTTGAGTACTGTACCATCCAGGTAAAGtgaattaaattcttaaaaggcccgcAAGGCACTTGCGAGCCCGCTGGCATtgtgtgtgtccatgggcggcggtatcacttaacatcaagtgagtcTATTGCCCGtttggcccctgttctataaaaaaaaacctaggTGATACGGGAATTTCTAGATTTTGACTTGTATTGTTCAAAGTTGAaaagtcaatttaaaaaaaaagtttgaataatttattctcataacgacatagatattttacatgaaaacttaattatagtTAACCTATATCgcaaaaatcaaaatacatacagcgacatttaaaaagtttggtccctgtgtcagcattttctcgctgtattgcgattcgttgagcgaggataTCAACAGCTCTATGGTCACAAGTACTATGTACCAGGCGCCAACAGTGCTCTTAAATAAACCTTATTGcttttagtataatatttgtattgttataaGCCAGGTATTACATCTTCACATTatgttacttatatgaataaatgataattgaatttttaaataagtaataattgtctataaatctgtttcaaactttaaatttattctccATACAATACATCAAATGGAACAGGTGCGATCACAGATAAGtagacattaaaattataccatAGAgaatggaattaaaaaaaaaaaatatgagtaaGGAAAATGCGCGCcaaaatgaatctaatttttatattctttgcATAAACTACgtcataattaatgtttcagAGTAATGTTCCTGTTTTCTTGTATCTTAATGGTGATTCTGCCTTCTCTTCGCTTATGGTGTGCTGATGAAGCTGAGGACCATTTAGCGGTGATCATCATGCTAACAACTGCACcttatttcttgtttttttgtCGGTAAGCAAAAACAATAGATTGTGTCTATGTCTAATTATAGTCTTGATAgtaatcttttttctttttttttaaattatatactactaattcatttaggttttaaatacacttaatgaataaaataaatgtctttaatttattgcaagtTCTCAATTCgctaatagttttttatatctcagttttttacaattactagACATGGATTAAatcttgttaataataaaaaatggtgTTGggttagtggcttcagcgtgcgactgtcatacctgaggtcgtaggctcgatccccggctgtgcaccaatggattttctatgtgcgcatttaacatttgctcgaac from Pieris rapae chromosome 23, ilPieRapa1.1, whole genome shotgun sequence includes these protein-coding regions:
- the LOC110997848 gene encoding transient receptor potential cation channel subfamily V member 5 encodes the protein MGNTESNVTSGVKKQAGTSTQKLYKLIDLKGGGLLVDMMKRAVQNKQYAEIDHAIKTKVEPFLYNRGRGRYIPIAHLVLLRNKERARHKLLPPLRGMENPDEEFDIEKDWPNVTQEEYDANPSGFRELCWDLKERGAVGETILHLCLLNATSLLADLAKRLLRFYPKMINDIYMSDEYYGESVLHMTIVNEDPTMVKFLLDAGADYHERCFGNFMCPEDQKASRSDSFDHEWVNVQPDTNYEGYVYWGEYPLSFAACLAQEESYRLILARGANPDKQDTNGNTVLHMLVIYDKVNTFDMAYEVGASLNIRNVRNLTPLTLAAKLARTELFFHILNIEREIYWQIGATTCAAYPLGQVDTIDTQTGLISKDSALNLVVFGEKDEHLELLEGMLIDLLKTKWNTFVKFRFYRQFILFACYFVVSLVCFTLRPGPPDRPLNSTVVNTTAASITNSVDAEVATEVAFGTSDAPKESDMEGWWEDLTEECRLMNFDSSQAKVRICTELMLWLGALIYIAAALREARFLGLKMFFENLSTVPSRVMFLFSCILMVILPSLRLWCADEAEDHLAVIIMLTTAPYFLFFCRGFKTVGPFVVMIYRMVMGDLLRFVCIYLVFVMGFSQAYYIIFLSFDNPNTPEGVDDSVSNPMPSPMESIMAMFLMSLTTFSDYFSAFDRTAHETEAKLLFVIYMILVAVLLVNMLIAMMGNTYQKIAETRNEWQRQWARIVLVVERGVPPAQRLKQLMTYSQPMASGKRALVLRINQKDEDKEEMKEILEMKRTHQRIVAKRKQREMT